CTGATCGATCCGAGAGTGACCTTTCGAGCGGCCATGCTGACTGAGCTGCGGGCGAAAGCTTACGTCTCATGCCTGAGTTGGCCGTAACCTGCGCGTCAGCTAGCGCAATCAGCGGTGACGGTGAGTCCGATCCCGATTTTCATCGGTTACGACCCGCGTGAGCGGGCTGCGACGAATGTGCTGATCGACAGCCTTTATCAGCACAGCTCGGCTCCGCTTGCGATCACGCCACTGGTCACGCCACAGCTGGAAGCTCAGGGTCTCTTCAGGCGAGAACGCGATCCGAAGCAGAGCACTGCCTTTTCGTTCACACGTTTTCTGGTGCCTTACCTGATGGGCTATCAGGGCTGGGCCCTGTTCATGGACTGCGACATGCTCTGTCGTGGCGATATCAAGGCTTTATGGGAGCTGCGGGACGATCGCTTCGGGGCCATGTGCGTTCAGCATGAGCATGTTCCAGGGGAGACGGTCAAGTTCCTCGGTGAAGTGCAGAGCGCCTACCCCAAGAAAAACTGGAGCTCGTTGATGCTGTTGAACTGCAGTCGCTGCAAAAAACTCACGGTGGATTATGTCAATACGGCCACCGGGCTTGAGTTGCATCGCTTCCATTGGCTGGAAGGGGATCACGAGATCGGTGCGCTTGATTCGGGATGGAATCATCTGGTCGATGTCCAGGAGGCACCCGCTGCTTCAGCAAGTAATGGGGGTCCGCGCTTGCTGCATTGGACTTTGGGTGGGCCCTGGTTCCGTCAGCAGCGCACGATGGGTGGTGTTCTCGCAGCTGAGTGGTTCGGCGCTCGTGAAGACGCCATGAAGTTCTGGGAATGATTCGGTGATGCCTTCTGCGATCATTCAGCGATCAGTGGTTGCGGTGCCAGCGCGGCTGGCCTCATCACGATTGCCAGATAAGGTTCTTGCCGAAATCGGCGGTCAGCCGATGATTCAGCGTGTTTTAGAACGCTGTTCGCGGGCTGAAGGGATCTCCGCGGTGGTGCTCTGCACCGACAGTGTTCGCCTTCATGATCTTGCATCCGGCTGGGGCTATCCCGTCTTGATGACCTCTGAAACCTGCAGTTCTGGCAGTGAGCGCATCGCTTCGGTTGCTGATCAGCTGGTGGCACTCGCTTGGGGCGAGCGGCCTGCGGCGTGGGATGTCGTTCAACGGCAGCAACGACTGCAAAGCACTTCAGTGATCAATGTGCAGGGAGATCAGCCGTTTCTCGAACCTGCAGTGATCACCCAGATGGCGGCCGAGTTTGAACGTCGTGATCCGTTGCCTGCGGTGGTCACACCTGTCTATCGCCTCACAGCGGCCACAATTCACAATCCGGCGGTCGTCAAAACCCTGCTGGCCCATGACGGCCGCGCTCTTTATTTTTCTCGATCAGCGATTC
Above is a window of Synechococcus sp. BIOS-E4-1 DNA encoding:
- the kdsB gene encoding 3-deoxy-manno-octulosonate cytidylyltransferase, with protein sequence MPSAIIQRSVVAVPARLASSRLPDKVLAEIGGQPMIQRVLERCSRAEGISAVVLCTDSVRLHDLASGWGYPVLMTSETCSSGSERIASVADQLVALAWGERPAAWDVVQRQQRLQSTSVINVQGDQPFLEPAVITQMAAEFERRDPLPAVVTPVYRLTAATIHNPAVVKTLLAHDGRALYFSRSAIPHVRDVEPGEWHHHAPYWGHVGMYGFRGDVLAGWNQLPASPLEDLERLEQLRLIEAGYTIDTFTVEGTSLSVDTQEQLDEARRLVHV